A genomic stretch from Bacteroidales bacterium includes:
- the aspS gene encoding aspartate--tRNA ligase, translating into MLRTHTCGELSMKNLGEEVRLTGWVQRVRDKGGLIWIDLRDRYGITQLVMEQGITEPAILQLATSLGREYVIEAGGEVIERISKNPKLTTGDIEIRVTTLRLLNASKVPPFTIEDQTDGGEELRMKYRYLDLRRNTVKQNLLLRHRMAAETRKYLDAQQFIEVETPVLIVSTPEGARDFVVPSRMNPGEFYALPQSPQTFKQLLMVAGLDRYYQIVKCFRDEDLRADRQPEFTQIDCEMSFVTQEDILNTFEGMVRHLFRTIKEFDFEEAIPRMTYSDAMKFYGSDKPDLRFDMVFKEITDKVKNHGFPVFDQAEIVVGINVKGAAGYTRKQLDGLTDFVKKPQIGSKGLVYARYNEDGTLKSSVDKFYNTDDLKAWAQLFEAQPGDLMLVLAGDTNQTLKALGSLRLEMANRLELRNPDVFRPLWVVDFPLLEWDDEAKRYYAMHHPFTAPKPEDVALLQSDPGAVRANAYDLVINGVEIGGGSIRIHNKELQQKMFEILGFTPELAQAQFGFLMNAFEYGAPPHGGIALGFDRLVSLFGGSDSIRDYIAFPKNNAGRDVMIDAPAPIAQEQLDELGLIVKKKA; encoded by the coding sequence ATGCTACGAACACATACATGCGGCGAGTTAAGTATGAAAAATCTGGGCGAGGAGGTGCGCCTTACGGGATGGGTACAACGGGTAAGAGACAAGGGCGGCCTGATTTGGATCGACCTGCGCGACCGATACGGCATCACACAACTGGTGATGGAACAGGGCATTACTGAACCTGCCATTCTGCAGCTGGCCACTTCGCTGGGGCGCGAATATGTGATTGAAGCCGGCGGCGAAGTCATCGAACGGATATCGAAAAATCCCAAACTCACCACCGGCGACATAGAGATACGGGTGACCACACTGCGGCTGCTCAATGCTTCCAAAGTACCGCCTTTTACCATCGAAGACCAAACCGACGGCGGCGAAGAGCTGCGCATGAAATACCGATACCTTGACCTGCGACGCAATACAGTGAAACAAAACCTGCTGCTGCGACACCGCATGGCTGCCGAAACACGGAAATATCTGGATGCACAGCAGTTTATCGAAGTAGAAACCCCTGTGCTCATCGTTTCTACTCCCGAAGGAGCGCGCGACTTTGTGGTGCCTTCCCGCATGAATCCCGGCGAATTTTATGCGCTGCCGCAATCGCCACAAACTTTTAAGCAATTGCTCATGGTAGCGGGGCTTGATCGTTATTATCAAATCGTAAAATGCTTCCGCGACGAAGACCTGCGCGCCGACCGTCAGCCGGAGTTTACGCAGATCGACTGCGAAATGTCGTTTGTAACGCAGGAAGATATCCTCAACACTTTTGAGGGCATGGTTCGGCACCTTTTCAGAACCATCAAAGAGTTCGACTTTGAAGAGGCCATCCCCCGCATGACTTATTCCGACGCCATGAAATTTTACGGCTCCGACAAGCCCGACCTACGTTTTGATATGGTTTTTAAAGAAATTACTGATAAAGTAAAAAACCATGGTTTCCCGGTTTTCGATCAGGCCGAAATCGTGGTGGGCATCAACGTAAAAGGTGCTGCCGGATATACCCGCAAGCAACTCGACGGGCTGACGGACTTTGTTAAAAAACCACAGATCGGAAGCAAAGGACTGGTATATGCCCGGTACAACGAAGATGGGACGCTGAAATCGTCGGTAGATAAATTTTACAATACAGATGATTTGAAAGCATGGGCGCAACTTTTCGAAGCACAGCCCGGCGACCTGATGCTGGTTCTGGCCGGCGACACCAACCAGACGCTAAAAGCGCTGGGCAGCCTGCGCCTGGAGATGGCCAACAGGCTGGAACTGCGCAATCCTGACGTCTTCCGTCCGCTGTGGGTTGTCGACTTTCCATTGCTGGAATGGGACGATGAAGCCAAACGCTATTATGCCATGCACCATCCTTTTACGGCACCCAAGCCCGAAGATGTTGCTCTGCTGCAAAGTGATCCGGGAGCGGTGCGCGCCAATGCCTACGACCTGGTGATAAATGGCGTGGAGATCGGCGGCGGGTCTATTCGTATCCACAACAAAGAGCTGCAGCAGAAAATGTTTGAAATCCTCGGGTTCACTCCGGAGCTGGCACAGGCACAGTTTGGCTTCCTGATGAATGCTTTCGAATATGGTGCACCGCCCCACGGCGGCATCGCGCTGGGTTTCGACCGTCTGGTGTCGCTCTTTGGCGGCAGCGACAGCATCCGCGACTATATCGCTTTTCCGAAAAACAACGCCGGCAGAGATGTCATGATCGACGCGCCGGCACCTATCGCACAGGAACAACTCGACGAGCTGGGACTGATCGTAAAGAAGAAAGCGTAG